In one window of Canis lupus baileyi chromosome 12, mCanLup2.hap1, whole genome shotgun sequence DNA:
- the LOC140601059 gene encoding regenerating islet-derived protein 4-like isoform X1, whose protein sequence is MAPKSMWLLLLLSCIASTDVLGNIIMRPSCAPGWFYYKSNCYGYFWKLKNWSEAELECQLYGNGAHLASLQNIKEANMVAKYIRGFQINQPVWIGLHDPQKRQKWQWIDGALYLYKSWSGESMGENMYCADISARNNFLAWESNDCSKQQHFLCKYRP, encoded by the exons ATGGCTCCCAAAAGCATGTGGCTGCTCCTACTGCTGAGCTGCATAGCCAGCACTGACGTCCTGGGTA ACATCATCATGAGACCCAGCTGTGCTCCTGGATGGTTTTACTACAAGTCCAATTGCTATGGATACTTCTGGAAGCTGAAAAACTGGTCTGAGGCTGAG CTCGAGTGTCAGTTGTATGGAAACGGAGCCCACCTGGCATCTCTCCAGAATATAAAGGAAGCCAACATGGTAGCAAAGTACATAAGGGGCTTCCAAATAAACCAGCCTGTGTGGATCGGCCTGCATGACCCACAAAAG AGGCAGAAGTGGCAGTGGATCGATGGGGCCTTATATTTATACAAAAGCTGGTCTGGTGAGTCCATGGGCGAGAACATGTACTGTGCGGACATAAGCGCCAGGAACA ATTTTTTAGCTTGGGAGAGCAATGATTGCAGCAAGCAACAGCATTTCCTGTGCAAATACCGACCGTAG
- the LOC140601059 gene encoding regenerating islet-derived protein 4-like isoform X2 has protein sequence MRPSCAPGWFYYKSNCYGYFWKLKNWSEAELECQLYGNGAHLASLQNIKEANMVAKYIRGFQINQPVWIGLHDPQKRQKWQWIDGALYLYKSWSGESMGENMYCADISARNNFLAWESNDCSKQQHFLCKYRP, from the exons ATGAGACCCAGCTGTGCTCCTGGATGGTTTTACTACAAGTCCAATTGCTATGGATACTTCTGGAAGCTGAAAAACTGGTCTGAGGCTGAG CTCGAGTGTCAGTTGTATGGAAACGGAGCCCACCTGGCATCTCTCCAGAATATAAAGGAAGCCAACATGGTAGCAAAGTACATAAGGGGCTTCCAAATAAACCAGCCTGTGTGGATCGGCCTGCATGACCCACAAAAG AGGCAGAAGTGGCAGTGGATCGATGGGGCCTTATATTTATACAAAAGCTGGTCTGGTGAGTCCATGGGCGAGAACATGTACTGTGCGGACATAAGCGCCAGGAACA ATTTTTTAGCTTGGGAGAGCAATGATTGCAGCAAGCAACAGCATTTCCTGTGCAAATACCGACCGTAG